In Salarias fasciatus chromosome 2, fSalaFa1.1, whole genome shotgun sequence, one genomic interval encodes:
- the LOC115397114 gene encoding UPF0602 protein C4orf47 homolog, whose amino-acid sequence MPAGGLKSDMERVGVFKEMSYISVGDTYTPAGAGPFHESAYRSRQMQAGVSRQRCALQSGFFDKSFKRIFEREALSDPLKQVRQTRLQQAKKNLGKAFLPCNGAKKACGSGTYYGTLSGPIQALSPQSVPRKAESSPRRNIVTSPPKKGSGYSYPNVTLSKVELYSSDPYDRAREALRREAAAHRSKLRDGPFRLNLHPREYFQKNPYRSEKPLPAPQRPGPPAHRPVPVPFKPSSPSKRIGGMKAGTFDSYPSHSSDPYMVRRPQQAPPRPAFHPPPGPKSMPVKSIITANVNRTVHSAELPAVTTH is encoded by the exons ATGCCAGCAGGAGGGTTGAAGAGTGACATGGAGCGTGTGGGAGTCTTTAAGGAGATGAGCTACATCTCTGTAGGAGACACATACACTCCAGCCGGCGCTG GCCCGTTCCACGAGTCGGCGTACCGCAGCCGGCAGATGCAGGCGGGGGTGTCCAGGCAGCGGTGCGCCCTGCAGAGCGGCTTCTTCGACAAGTCCTTCAAGAGGATCTTCGAACGTGAGGCGCTGAGCGACCCGCTGAAACAGGTCCGGCAGACCCGGCTCCAGCAGGCCAAGAAGAACCTGGGAAAGGCCTTCCTGCCGTGCAACGGCGCCAAGAAGGC ctgtggttcaggtACTTACTACGGAACGCTATCTGGACCCATCCAAGCCCTGAGTCCGCAGTCAGTCCCCCGGAAAGCCGAGTCCTCGCCCAGACGCAACATTGTCACCTCACCGCCCAAGAAAGGCAGCGGTTACAG CTATCCCAATGTGACGCTGTCCAAAGTAGAGCTGTACTCCTCAGACCCCTACGACAGGGCCAGGGAGGCTCTGAGG AGGGAAGCAGCAGCTCATCGTTCAAAGTTGCGAGACGGTCCGTTCAGGCTCAACCTGCACCCCAGAGAATACTTCCAGAAGAACCCGTACCGCAGTGAGAAGCCCCTCCCAGCCCCCCAGAGGCCCGGCCCCCCCGCTCACAGACCCGTCCCAGTCCCCTTCAAGCCCTCCTCCCCCAGCAAGCGG ATCGGGGGAATGAAGGCAGGGACCTTCGACTCTTACCCCTCGCACTCCAGCGACCCCTACATGGTCCGGCGGCCCCAGCAGGCGCCCCCCCGGCCAGCCTTCCACCCCCCTCCCGGGCCGAAGAGCATGCCCGTCAAGAGCATCATCACCGCCAACGTGAACCG GACTGTGCACTCTGCAGAGCTCCCTGCTGTAACCACCCACTGA
- the LOC115403094 gene encoding uncharacterized protein LOC115403094, producing MADLPRDRVMPDGPPFTNTGVDYFGSFEVKRRRSTVKRYGVIFTCLAVRAVHLEVASSLDTDSFINALRRFVARRGQVKILHSDNGTNFVGAERELKKAIEEWNVSKIESTLHQNGIQWIFNPPTGSHHGGVWERLIKSVKKILSTTLKEQVLDEESLHTLLCEAEAILNSRPITKATSDPNDLEALTPNHLLLLKPKPSLPPGLFDKQDLYARKRWKQIQYMADLFWKRWAREYLPELQECQKWNYPYRNFTTGDIVVIVDDSAPRNSWVTGRVIHTVPDKFGLVRQVRIKTKTNTLDRPITKICLLQEAE from the coding sequence ATGGCTGACTTACCTCGAGACAGAGTCATGCCAGATGGCCCTCCATTTACCAACACTGGAGTGGACTACTTtggctcatttgaagtaaaACGTAGGAGAAGCACAGTCAAGAGATATGGTGTTATCTTTACGTGTCTGGCAGTTCGTGCTGTGCACTTAGAGGTTGCATCATCACTCGACACGGATTCCTTTATAAACGCTCTGCGTCGCTTTGTGGCAAGAAGAGGTCAGGTCAAAATCCTGCACTCTGACAATGGAACCAATTTTGTTGGAGCCGAGCGTGAGCTAAAGAAAGCCATTGAGGAATGGAATGTCTCCAAGATTGAAAGCACCTTGCATCAAAACGGCATCCAGTGGATATTTAATCCTCCCACTGGTTCCCACCATGGAGGTGTTTGGGAGAGACTGATCAAGTCAGTAAAAAAGATTCTGAGTACCACACTGAAGGAACAGGTGCTTGATGAGGAGAGCTTACACACCCTGCTATGTGAGGCAGAAGCGATTCTGAATAGCAGGCCGATAACCAAAGCTACCAGCGATCCAAATGACCTAGAAGCGCTGACGCCCAATCACCTGTTGCTGCTCAAGCCCAAGCCATCTCTGCCCCCAGGTCTTTTTGACAAACAAGATCTGTATGCACGAAAAAGATGGAAACAGATCCAGTATATGGCAGACCTATTCTGGAAGCGATGGGCAAGAGAATATCTTCCAGAACTGCAAGAGTGCCAAAAATGGAACTATCCATACCGCAACTTCACCACTGGAGACATTGTGGTAATCGTTGATGACTCAGCTCCACGCAACTCATGGGTTACCGGAAGGGTCATCCACACAGTGCCAGACAAATTTGGGCTGGTACGCCAGGTCCGGATTAAAACTAAGACCAACACTTTGGACAGACCCATCACAAAAATTTGTCTTTTACAAGAAGCTGAGTGA